TCTCTTTCCAAAATCGCCCTCTGCTACCCTATTCAGAAGCTCTATGTCGCTTATAACACCTATGATTTCAGCCTTGCTCTCCCCAACGGGAAGGGAGCGCAGGTCAACCTCCATCATTAGCTTTGCGGCCCTGCTCAGGTCCTCATCGGGTTTTATAACCGGGGCGGTTTTGTACACGTCCCTAACCTTGGCCTTGGTTGGGTCCCACTTGAGGTGGGAGCGTATAATAAGGTCCTGGGTCAGGACCCCTTTGTACAGGTTTCCGTCGAAGACCAGAATAAGGTCGGGGTCTTCCTTTTCGAAGATTCCAAGCGCCTCAGAAAGGGGGGCGTCGATGTCGATTTTCTGGAACCTGTCGGTCATAACTTCCTGCACAAGAATACCGACCATGCTGTCACCTCCTTCATCTTATTATTAGGGCGCCGGTGAATTTAAACCTTTTCAACCGGAGCCATTTTAGTAACAAAACCTTAATAAATTTTTCGCGGAAAGATTTATAAAACCGGTCCACCAACCCAGAAACGCGCCGGGGTAGCCTAGCCTGGGAAGGCGCGGGACTCGAGATCCCGTGCGCTCTGCGCACCAGGGTTCAAATCCCTGCCCCGGCGCCAACTGCCGAGCCCGAGAGGGTTCCCTACCCTTTCTCACTCGTTTTCAAACATCTACGGTTCTTGGAACGCATTATGCCGCCCCTCAAAAGCGAGAGGAAGAAAAGGAAGGGATCAGGTCGTTATGTATGCCCCGTCCTTCTCGACTATGACGGTGTGCTCGAACTGTGCCACCATTCCGCCGCGGACTTCCCTGAGTACCTGGTAGCTGTAGATCGCCCCCGCCCTGTCGAGCTGGGCCAGCGCGAGCTTGAGCTGTCCCTCGGGCATGAAGCCCTGGAGCCAGCGGTAGGCGAAGGGCAGAGTGCTGTACTCCCTCTTGATGTGCATGAGAAGCCTCCTCGCCTGGGTCATCCTTACCGGCCTGTCCCTGACGTACATGAATATCAGCGCCGGCGGAACCTCTATGACCTGCCCCGCCCCGGTGGTCGCGAAGGGTTCGATCGCTATGACGTCGCCCTCCTTCAGCTCGTAGGTGTCGTTGGGGCGGTAGATGTTCGGTATGCTAACCCCGGCGTGGAGCTTGTAGCGCTCTATCTTGTGGCCGCTCAGGTTGACTATCGGGTTGAAGCCCTTCTCCCTTATGGTCTCCTCTATCGCCCTGCCTATCTCGCTTATTTTAACACCAGCCCTGACGGTGGCTATGGCGTTCTCGAGCGCTTCCCTGGATGCCTCCATCAGATCGTCCTCCTCCATTCCGACGCGGAATGTGAGGGCTGTATCGGCAACGTAGCCATCGATGTGAACGCCGAGGTCTACCTTCAGATAGTCCCCCTCCTTCAGAACGGTCTCGTCGCCCTTGTACGGCGTGTAGTGGGCCGCCACCTCGTTTATCGAGAGGTTGCACGGAAAGGCTGGTTTTCCCCCAAGCTCGACTATCCTTCTCTCAACGAACTCGGCAATGTCGTACAGCTTTGCCCCCGGCTTGATGAGGTCGGTCACTTCCTTCTTGACCTGCCTGGCTATCTCGCCGGCCTTTATCAGTGCCTCCCTTTCGTCCACTTCTTATCACCATAACGGAGGGGTAACCGCTCCCCTTAAACCTTTCCACGGGAAAACCTTTTATTTAGTGCGAACCCTACCCCTACGGTGGGCCTATGCTGGAGCTAGGAAAGCACATCAACATCGCGGATGACATCTTCGTCGTCAAGAACCTCATAGGTTCAATCCTCCAGGGCGTGGGGATCGCGTATCTAATCCCCGTGCTTCTCGCGTGGTTCTACCCCGAGGAGATCAAATATGTGGTTTATTTCGCCGCCCCGGGTGCCTTCAGCATACTCCTGGGTGCGTGGCTCGCCAGGCACATTGGTAAAATCGAGGACGTGAACCTAAGGCAGGCCATGGTCTCCGCGGCCTTTACCTGGCTCTTTGCCTCTTTCATCAGCGTCGTCCCCTTCATGGAGATTGCCCACATGTCTTTCATAGACTCCTACTTCGAGAGCATGAGTGCCTGGACCGGTACGGGTCTCACCATGATGACCAACCTCGAGAGCTACCCCCACATAGTCCTCTTCTGGCGCGCCTGGATGCAGTGGCTGGGGGGAATAGGCATAGTTCTCGTCGCCCTGACCGTTCTCATACGTCCCGGAGTGGCTGCCGCTAGACTCTACAAGGCCGAAGCCAGGAGCGAGAGAATCCTCCCGAACCTCGTGAACACCTCAAAGGTCATCTTCCAGATATACTTCATCCTGACGGTTCTGGGAATCTACCTCTACTACATCAACGGTATGCCCCTCTTCGATGCGGTGACCCACTCCATGACCGGCCTCGGGACCGGTGGTATGAGCACCCACGACCTCAGCATCGGCTATTTCAACAGTACCGCGATAGAGGCCGTCACAATATTCCTCATGATAATGGGCGCCGTCAACTTCACCGTCCACTACAGGATGTTCGTGAACAAGCATCTGAAGCCCTTTTTTGACGACATCCAGGTCAGGTACATGTTCTTCTTCCTGATACCAACGATAGTTCTAACCGCCTACAGCCTAGTTCAGGTTGGTGATGGCGTAGCCGATGCCCTTCGGCAGTCCGTGTTCCACTCCGTCTCGGCGATTACGTGTACCGGTTTTGGAATCGCCGATTTGGGCAAGTACCCGGAGCTGGGCAAACTAGTACTGGGCATCCTCATGGTGATAGGCGGCGGTGCAGGAAGCACCGCGGGAGGTATAAAGCTCATCCGTGTCACCCTGATGTATGAGAGCCTGAAATGGACGCTGTATCAGGCCATACTCCCGAGGGGGGCAGTCATAAAGAGGAAGGTCGGCAACTACATTTTCACCGAGGATGACATCCAGGAGGTCATGAGCTTCACGATGACGTACCTCGTGTTCCTGCTCGTTGGAACGATATACACGATGGTCCGCATGGGCACCAGCCTCGTTGATTCCTTCTTTGAAGTCGCCTCCGCCCAGGGTAACGTCGGTTTGAGCGTTGGTATAACCTCGACCACCCTTCCGGTGGACATGAAGATCCTCCTCATCCTCCACATGTGGATCGGCAGGCTCGAGATATTCTCGACCCTGGTGTTCATTATAAGCGCGCTCCTCCTCGTCCCCAGGGTGGTGAAGGGCAGATGAACGTCATCACCGTTGAGGGACTGAGCTTCAAGTACCGCAGGGCTGAGAGGCACTCCCTGAGGGACATCAGTTTCAGCGTGAAGAAAGGCGAGCTGGTGGGAATCATTGGACCGAGCGGGAGCGGGAAGTCAACCCTCTGCCTGACGCTGAACGGTATAATCCCCAACTCCATAAAGGGCGAGTTCAGGGGAACCGTCATAATAAGGGACCCGCGAACCGGCGAGGAGTTCAACACCCGGGAGACGCCGGTTCCGAGGCTCTCAACCGTGGTTGGCCTCGTCCTGCAGAACCCGGAGAGTCAGCTCTTCAACATGACGGTTGAGGAGGAGATCGCCTTCGGCCTTGAGAACCTTGGCCTCGAAAGGAACGAGGTGCTGAGACGCCTCCGCTGGGCGCTCGAGGTGACTGGGCTGAAGGGCCTGGAGAGGGAGTTTCCACCCAACCTGAGCGGGGGCCAGCAGCAGAGGCTCGCTATAGCGGCGGTTTTGGCCATGGAGCCGGCGATAATCGTCCTCGACGAACCGACAAGCCAGCTCGATCCCGTGGGGAGGAAAGAGGTTCTCGGCCTGGTTTCCCTCCTCAATCGCGAACACGGCATAACGGTAGTCCTCGTTGAGCACCACACCGACTACATCCTGCGCTACGCGGACAGGGTCCTGGTGATGGCGGACGGCTCGATAGTGATGGAGGGGAAGCCCGCGGAGATAGCCGAGGAGGCGGAGGAGCTGAGGAAGCTGGGAGTGAAACTTCCCCCCGTCTTGGAAATATCCCACGAGCTTAGAAAGAGGCAACTGCTCGACCGGGTTGTTCTCACTCCCGAGGAGTTTCCCTCGAGGATAGGACATCGTGCACGCTGAAGCCTTCGCCAAGGATGGAGTGCTTCAGGTCGTAGAGCTTCAGAGTGAGTTCAAACCTGGCGTCGGGATCTTCCACCTTCTCTGCCTCCCGGAAGGCCGCATCTATGAGCTTGATGGCCCTCTCTTGGTCCCGTTCTTTTTCAATCGCCGCCATGTAGTAGAGGGCCATTGCCCTGTGGAAGGGGTTGGTTATGTGTTCAACGATCAGCCCGGCTTTTTCCACCTCCCCGGCACGGTAGAGGGTCTCGGCGATGTGCGTGAGAACCACGTCGAGCTTTTCCGGCTCCCTGACCATTTTCATGGCGTAGGCCGCTTTGCCCAGCAGGCCCCTCCTCACGAGTTCCATAAGGGCGTCCCTCACGATGTCCGCGTCGTCCCCGGCGAGGTTTATTGCGGTTCTCAACGCAACGTCTCCGTTTAGCTCATCGTGGAGCCTGTAAAAGAGAACGGCCAGGTCGGAGAGGAGTATGGCGCGGTATCTCCTGTTGAACAGCCCGTTCACTGCCGGGATAAGTGATTTGATGAGTTCTCTGGCCCTCCCAATGTCGTGCTCCGTTAGCTGCCCGGTTCTCTCCCCCTCATCGAGGGTATCGGTTAAGGCCTTGATGATCATCCTCAGCGCGAGGAACAGGTTGTGCTCCTTCTCAAGCTCGTCCAGCAGGGCTATGGCCCCGTCTATTTCGCCTTCTCCCAGATAGGCCTCTATATCCTCAAGCACCTCCAGTTCGGAGCGCTTTTTCTCCTCGCGCAGGCCCCGAAAGAACTCGTCGAGCTTCCCCATGTTCACCTCCCTTCGAGCAGGAGTTCCAGGTAGGAGCGCCTCTCAAAGTGCTCAACCCCGAGTGCCCTGAGAATTTCCCTGAGCCTTTTCACGGTCTCCTCAACGGCCCCTTCGTCCTCGGCGAGGGCCTCTATCTCTATGAACTTCCCGAGACCCTCGACCTCGTCCAGGGCTATTATGATGCCCTTGTCCACGTAGTACTTCTCCCTCACCTTCTCGACGGTCAGAACCTCCCTGAATCCGAGGTTGATGAGTATCTCCGAGTGCTTGTCGGGGTCGCTTATGGGAACCTCCACCTCCTTTCTCGTTTTTGAGTTGGGGTCTATCTTCGGCCCCTTGTAGGTCAAAAACGCCTCAAAGTGGCCGTTGAACCTCCTCACCCTTATCCTGAGCGCCTCGTCCGTCTCAGCGAAGTCCCTGCACGGGTGCTGGAAGTAGGTGTCCTCGTGGTACTCCCTCCTTATCAGCTCGAAGTTTTCCCTAACCCTCTCGAAGATTTTATCGTCGGCGTGGCCTTTAACCTCAATCTCTATCACGGAACCACCCCCATGTTCCTCCTGAGTCTGGCCTCGCACGACGGGCAGTACAGTGCCCCTTTGATGTCCGTGTCGACTATCGAGTTGGAGAAGTGCATCACGCAGCGCCTGTCCGGGCAGTGGGACAGCCCGAAGACGTGGCCCAGCTCGTGCATCGCCTCTTTGATGGCCCTCTCCACAAGTAGATTGGGGTCGGGGGATTCACCGTAAAACTCCGGTCTGAGCCTGAAGGTCGATACGACCGCTGCCCTCAGTCCGGGATGTGCAAGGCCGAATATGAAGTTCAGTCCCTCCTCGTACAGGTCGAGGCCTGTAACGCCGAGGACGGCTCTGGCCTTGAGTTCTTCTCCAATCCCTGCCAGGATTGGGAGGAATTCCCTTCCGAGAAACTGCCCCCTAAGGGGGTTGTAGGCGTCCTTAAAGTCCTCCTCCGGAATGGGAGGAACGGTCCTGACCCCAAGGCCCAGCCTGGAGTAGTAACTGCTTACGAAATCCGCGATTCCCTTGAGCACGTACTCCCCGACGTCTCCGATGGGGACTATGGCTGTCACCCATACCCCTCCAGATGGGCCATTACGTCCTCTATGAACTGCAGGTACTCCCCCATGTCCCTGAAGGCTATCTCGTCGTTGACGAGGTCGTAGTCGTATATGAGAACCTCCCTCAGCTGGGCCAGAAAAGCCGCTTTCTCCGCCACGTCCCCTGGGATCAGGCTCCTCTCTTTGAGTGAGGCGACAACGTCTCCATATGAGATGGCCATTATGCCCTGCTCCCTCGCCATCTCCGCCAGCCCCTCGAGGACGAGACCTATGGCGAACTCGAGCCGCTTATAGATTCCATCCCTTGCGAGTCCCATCGATTTGAACTCCTCCAGCGAGGAGGGCATTCCCCTTCTGATGACCTCGATGCTCTCCAGAACCTTCTCGGGTTCCACAGTCCCCACCGGTATATTGTAGGCCCGTTGGGAGTATAAACTTTTCCCGGTGCAGAAGGGGGAGAAAAGAGGAGGATTCACGGGGTGAGATCCATCGGGCGAAGTTCCTCGAGGAAGTGCCTCGCGAACTCGATGGTCTTCTCGATGTCTCTGAGATCCGCGGTCTCGACCTGGCTGTGCATGTACCTTATCGGGACGCTCAGAACTGCCGTTGCGACACCCTCGCGGTTTATCTGCATTATGTTTGCGTCGGTTCCCGTCGGCCTCGGTGAAGCCTCGACCTGGAGCGGTATGTCGTACTTCTTGGCGACCTCGTCGGCGAAGGCGCGAACCTTGGGGTTGATATTCGGGCCGACGTCCATGACAGGTCCGCCGCCGAGCTTGGGGACTATCTTGCCCTTGTCGCCGACCTGCTTCGCGAAGGTGACGTCCATGGCTATGCCTATCTCGGGGTCGATTGCGTAGCTCGCGACGCGCGCTCCCCTGAGACCAACCTCCTCCTGGACGCTGGCGACGAAGTAGATATCCGCCTCATGGCTCTCAAGCCTCTTGGCGGCCTCTATCATCGTGTAGAGGCAAACCCTGTCGTCGAGGTAGGGGGTGGCAATCCTGTTCTCGTTGAGCCTCGTGAAGGCCGGGGCGAACTCTCCAACAGTTCCGACGCGGAAGCCAAGCTCCTCAGCTTCCTCCCTGCTGTCAACGCCGATGTCAACGACTATGGTGTCCCAGTCCGCTGCTTTCTTCCTGTCCTCCGGCTTCTGAAGGTGGGGCGGTATGTGGCCGACCACTCCAAAGCGCTCTCCCTTCTCGGTGAAGAAGCGAATCCTCTGGGCGACGAGGGTTCTCGGGTCAACGCCGCCAACCGGAACGACGTGGAGGTAGCCTTCTTTGTCTATGTGGTTCACCATAACGCCTATCTTGTCCATGTGAGCGGCTATCATTATCTTCGGCCCGCTGCCCTTCTTGTGGGCTATGACGTTGCCGAGCTTGTCAACGTATATCTCATCGACGACTGGCTTCAGCTCCTCTATAACGAGGTCCCTTATTCCCATGAACTCATGGCCGGAAACGCCCGGCGCTTCAACGACTCTCTTGAGCAGTTCTACATCAACCATGGCTTTCGCCTCCTTTAGATTTCCATCTGAATGTGTTCGGCGGGCTTAATAAGGTTTGCGAAAGGAAATTGAGAAGAATCTCACCCGAGGAGAACCTGCAGGTAGGCCTCCTCGCCGGGTTCGAGGTGCTCTATTCTCCACAGGATTCTACCGTCCTGGATCTCCGCCTTCCCCTTCGTTGCCCTGACTTCCAGAGCGTTGACGGCCTTCTCGAAGGTGAAGCCCTCAAGGCCCTTCAGCCGCGGTGCCCTGACCTTGACGAAGTAGTAGCGGTCTATGGTCTCCTCCTGGACTATCGGCCTGAAGAACGCCGCGTAGGACGTCCCAGCCAGCAGAACCCCGGACACTATGAGTATCATCGCCAGTGGCCCGTAGTTCTTCGGCGGCTTTGGGGGCGTCGGGGTGGTTGTCACCGGGGGTTTTGATGTGGTCGTCGGACTGGGGGTCGTTGTGGGGGTTGGCTTGGGGGGTTCGACGGTCTTGGCCGTGGCCGAAGCGCCCATGTACTGACTGCTCTCGGCCTTCAGGATTATCGTCCCATAGCCGGTTTTCTCGAGGCTTATCGCGGCCAGCCCGGAGGCGTTGGTGGTCGCGTAGTCCTTTCCCAGGGGGCCAGAGGCGGTTACGGTTATGTTGGGGGTGGGCTTCCCGGTCGAGTCAACGACCCTCACCAGAAGGGTCTCGTTCTCCTGTTCGTAGCTTATGAAGAGCTTTTTGACCTCAACGAAGGTCGTCACTATCCTCCCGTCCAGATTGAGCACCACCTCGTACGTCCCCGGTTCTTTGACGAGGTAGGATACCGTGCCCCCGTCGTCGGTGCTGAAGGATATGCCGTTTATCCTTACGTGGATGCCCGGGACTCC
This window of the Thermococcus siculi genome carries:
- a CDS encoding lysyl aminopeptidase, whose product is MVDVELLKRVVEAPGVSGHEFMGIRDLVIEELKPVVDEIYVDKLGNVIAHKKGSGPKIMIAAHMDKIGVMVNHIDKEGYLHVVPVGGVDPRTLVAQRIRFFTEKGERFGVVGHIPPHLQKPEDRKKAADWDTIVVDIGVDSREEAEELGFRVGTVGEFAPAFTRLNENRIATPYLDDRVCLYTMIEAAKRLESHEADIYFVASVQEEVGLRGARVASYAIDPEIGIAMDVTFAKQVGDKGKIVPKLGGGPVMDVGPNINPKVRAFADEVAKKYDIPLQVEASPRPTGTDANIMQINREGVATAVLSVPIRYMHSQVETADLRDIEKTIEFARHFLEELRPMDLTP
- a CDS encoding HepT-like ribonuclease domain-containing protein; amino-acid sequence: MGTVEPEKVLESIEVIRRGMPSSLEEFKSMGLARDGIYKRLEFAIGLVLEGLAEMAREQGIMAISYGDVVASLKERSLIPGDVAEKAAFLAQLREVLIYDYDLVNDEIAFRDMGEYLQFIEDVMAHLEGYG
- a CDS encoding TrkH family potassium uptake protein, with protein sequence MLELGKHINIADDIFVVKNLIGSILQGVGIAYLIPVLLAWFYPEEIKYVVYFAAPGAFSILLGAWLARHIGKIEDVNLRQAMVSAAFTWLFASFISVVPFMEIAHMSFIDSYFESMSAWTGTGLTMMTNLESYPHIVLFWRAWMQWLGGIGIVLVALTVLIRPGVAAARLYKAEARSERILPNLVNTSKVIFQIYFILTVLGIYLYYINGMPLFDAVTHSMTGLGTGGMSTHDLSIGYFNSTAIEAVTIFLMIMGAVNFTVHYRMFVNKHLKPFFDDIQVRYMFFFLIPTIVLTAYSLVQVGDGVADALRQSVFHSVSAITCTGFGIADLGKYPELGKLVLGILMVIGGGAGSTAGGIKLIRVTLMYESLKWTLYQAILPRGAVIKRKVGNYIFTEDDIQEVMSFTMTYLVFLLVGTIYTMVRMGTSLVDSFFEVASAQGNVGLSVGITSTTLPVDMKILLILHMWIGRLEIFSTLVFIISALLLVPRVVKGR
- the cyaB gene encoding class IV adenylate cyclase, translated to MIEIEVKGHADDKIFERVRENFELIRREYHEDTYFQHPCRDFAETDEALRIRVRRFNGHFEAFLTYKGPKIDPNSKTRKEVEVPISDPDKHSEILINLGFREVLTVEKVREKYYVDKGIIIALDEVEGLGKFIEIEALAEDEGAVEETVKRLREILRALGVEHFERRSYLELLLEGR
- the map gene encoding type II methionyl aminopeptidase, producing the protein MDEREALIKAGEIARQVKKEVTDLIKPGAKLYDIAEFVERRIVELGGKPAFPCNLSINEVAAHYTPYKGDETVLKEGDYLKVDLGVHIDGYVADTALTFRVGMEEDDLMEASREALENAIATVRAGVKISEIGRAIEETIREKGFNPIVNLSGHKIERYKLHAGVSIPNIYRPNDTYELKEGDVIAIEPFATTGAGQVIEVPPALIFMYVRDRPVRMTQARRLLMHIKREYSTLPFAYRWLQGFMPEGQLKLALAQLDRAGAIYSYQVLREVRGGMVAQFEHTVIVEKDGAYITT
- a CDS encoding energy-coupling factor ABC transporter ATP-binding protein gives rise to the protein MNVITVEGLSFKYRRAERHSLRDISFSVKKGELVGIIGPSGSGKSTLCLTLNGIIPNSIKGEFRGTVIIRDPRTGEEFNTRETPVPRLSTVVGLVLQNPESQLFNMTVEEEIAFGLENLGLERNEVLRRLRWALEVTGLKGLEREFPPNLSGGQQQRLAIAAVLAMEPAIIVLDEPTSQLDPVGRKEVLGLVSLLNREHGITVVLVEHHTDYILRYADRVLVMADGSIVMEGKPAEIAEEAEELRKLGVKLPPVLEISHELRKRQLLDRVVLTPEEFPSRIGHRAR
- a CDS encoding COG1470 family protein, giving the protein MKLRGLAIITLLLTVLPFIPSASAQSPLVIIPLNNNFSGVPGDTIIIPFQLENLGNQTLENITVYVTGPADGFLYQSKVIREAIEPNQTYQDTLSIKILNTPPGKYNLTLVARAGSVYSQAQVTVSVKTLVDYDLKVDVGDEYPYGSNVSVIFKMTSKANGVIIGRIGYTITRDGETVEDFATTIYLNPGESWVKNVTLTRPPVGNYHVRFWAYFGRKSKGTTASFRIFQRNLGYDAYFRDGAIHVFVYDETGKGVPGIHVRINGISFSTDDGGTVSYLVKEPGTYEVVLNLDGRIVTTFVEVKKLFISYEQENETLLVRVVDSTGKPTPNITVTASGPLGKDYATTNASGLAAISLEKTGYGTIILKAESSQYMGASATAKTVEPPKPTPTTTPSPTTTSKPPVTTTPTPPKPPKNYGPLAMILIVSGVLLAGTSYAAFFRPIVQEETIDRYYFVKVRAPRLKGLEGFTFEKAVNALEVRATKGKAEIQDGRILWRIEHLEPGEEAYLQVLLG
- a CDS encoding archaemetzincin family Zn-dependent metalloprotease; the encoded protein is MTAIVPIGDVGEYVLKGIADFVSSYYSRLGLGVRTVPPIPEEDFKDAYNPLRGQFLGREFLPILAGIGEELKARAVLGVTGLDLYEEGLNFIFGLAHPGLRAAVVSTFRLRPEFYGESPDPNLLVERAIKEAMHELGHVFGLSHCPDRRCVMHFSNSIVDTDIKGALYCPSCEARLRRNMGVVP